The Nerophis ophidion isolate RoL-2023_Sa linkage group LG07, RoL_Noph_v1.0, whole genome shotgun sequence genome contains a region encoding:
- the LOC133556210 gene encoding coiled-coil domain-containing protein 97-like, with amino-acid sequence MWGEIEPRVKTQPTPSNESTKDDRSTTPETPAVFELRVPSIVPQEPLEDTQNVPAHVSALLEAVVVSGSQVKSQQIGDAELTPEERKRELLLQYRNKPLVFLERYHIYLKPEHLRSFAHVSADPRTQHYAEVIHRRAAESTNRTRVRNQRYAALRALQKGGQYFSEEEMRTREPLLYEQYIGQYLTDEEVLERSQGAMLDGAHGGPEVQGGVPGGLAHLLLNSYQERLTQGRLQEEQEREDNVEEEDEEDEDTGIQEKTWEPTNEEKSLLREEFISQMHQRFLDGKDKDFNYSEVDENPDFDNLDIVSRDAEEKYFDEDDEEEDEDEEIMTQ; translated from the exons ATGTGGGGTGAGATCGAACCTCGCGTTAAAACACAACCGACCCCGTCTAATGAATCTACAAAGGATGACCGGAGTACAACACCCGAAACACCGGCAGTGTTTGAGCTACGTGTTCCCTCCATAGTCCCTCAGGAGCCCCTGGAAGACACGCAG AATGTTCCGGCTCATGTCAGCGCTTTGTTGGAGGCTGTGGTTGTGAGTGGAAGCCAAGTGAAAAGTCAGCAGATTGGGGATGCTGAACTGACACCAGAGGAGCGTAAAAGGGAGCTGCTGCTTCAGTACAGAAACAAGCCACTGGTATTCCTGGAGAGATATCAT ATCTACCTGAAGCCTGAGCATCTGCGATCTTTTGCCCATGTCAGCGCCGACCCACGGACTCAACACTACGCGGAAGTGATTCATAGGCGAGCTGCAGAAAGCACAAACAGGACACGAGTGAGAAACCAGCGCTATGCTGCTCTCAGGGCCTTGCAGAAAG GTGGTCAATATTTCAGTGAAGAAGAGATGCGAACCAGGGAACCACTGCTGTATGAACAGTATATTGGACAGTACCTAACCGATGAAGAA GTGCTGGAGCGCTCCCAAGGGGCTATGTTGGATGGTGCACATGGGGGACCTGAGGTACAAGGAGGAGTACCTGGAGGTCTCGCCCACCTGCTCCTCAACTCTTACCAAGAGCGTCTCACCCAGGGTCGTCTGCAGGAGGAGCAGGAGAGAGAGGATAACgtggaggaggaggacgaggaagATGAAG ACACTGGAATCCAGGAGAAGACCTGGGAGCCGACCAATGAAGAGAAGTCTCTTCTACGGGAGGAGTTTATCAGCCAGATGCACCAACGCTTCCTTGATGGCAAAGACAAGGATTTCAActacag CGAAGTAGATGAGAACCCAGATTTCGACAACCTGGACATCGTCAGCAGGGATGCAGAGGAAAAGTACTTTGACGAAGATGATGAGGAAGAAGATGAAGACGAAGAAATTATGACACAATAG